The proteins below are encoded in one region of Acidobacteriota bacterium:
- a CDS encoding twin-arginine translocation signal domain-containing protein produces MSVTRRKFMQALTVAGGAGVTGSSAGLLAEPVPGKHKGRKKRTLYFNDARHYYLYVFEPPMTMEDAWVPIDEVAGTAVDTFVYGVERGDGLFYPSRVGQRFGADMRPFPITAYWRTWENMQSLIDRGLDPLTVLIDRAHEKGMDFFASVRMASYGGLEDKYKVPEGGRGLAHEFVRDHQYAVLKELATEYDTEGVELDFAAAPGGMPLYVRPEDLSATTPVLTEWVAKISDAVRNRPGKPGQVGARVYPTEEMCLKNGLDVRTWIREGLVDYLAPILYIDFTLDVDMPIDWVIEAAHAKDIAVYGTLQPYIRDEATGSAPAAPKRIYPTPENVRAASANYWRRGVDGLYAWFMQWPLGDTERRILTEIGDPELIGEADKHYVLHGSSERSSEMGYPAGLPLKIPGPEPGKRYPIPFSISDDIEGKAERIRKVVLKLHIDNLLTADRLTVLLNGQSLADEICLRDYADNIVPYQGQWLEFHLRKVRPRKGENLLEISLEERPPHMGKGISVEWVEVRVDYGFYPTTPKA; encoded by the coding sequence ATGAGCGTTACGCGTCGGAAATTCATGCAAGCTCTCACTGTTGCCGGGGGAGCGGGAGTAACCGGCTCCTCTGCCGGCCTCCTGGCCGAGCCGGTCCCAGGCAAACACAAGGGGCGCAAGAAAAGGACCCTCTATTTCAATGACGCCCGGCACTACTACCTCTACGTTTTCGAGCCCCCCATGACCATGGAGGACGCCTGGGTGCCCATTGACGAGGTGGCCGGAACGGCCGTGGACACCTTTGTCTACGGGGTGGAGCGGGGGGACGGTCTCTTCTATCCCTCGCGGGTGGGCCAGCGTTTCGGCGCCGACATGCGTCCCTTCCCGATCACCGCCTACTGGCGCACCTGGGAGAACATGCAGAGCCTGATCGACCGGGGCCTGGACCCGCTGACCGTGCTGATCGACCGCGCCCATGAGAAAGGGATGGACTTCTTCGCCAGCGTGCGCATGGCCTCCTACGGGGGGCTGGAGGACAAGTACAAGGTGCCCGAGGGCGGACGGGGCCTGGCCCACGAGTTCGTGCGCGACCACCAATACGCGGTGCTGAAGGAGCTGGCCACCGAATACGACACCGAGGGTGTAGAGCTGGACTTCGCGGCGGCGCCGGGGGGAATGCCTCTCTATGTGAGGCCGGAAGACTTGTCGGCGACGACCCCGGTGCTGACCGAGTGGGTTGCCAAGATCTCCGATGCCGTCCGCAATCGACCCGGCAAGCCGGGCCAGGTGGGGGCCCGGGTCTATCCCACCGAGGAGATGTGCCTCAAGAACGGCCTGGACGTGCGGACCTGGATCCGGGAAGGCCTGGTCGACTACCTGGCGCCCATCCTCTATATCGATTTCACCCTGGACGTGGACATGCCCATCGACTGGGTCATCGAAGCAGCTCACGCCAAGGACATCGCCGTCTACGGCACCCTTCAGCCCTACATCAGGGATGAAGCCACCGGGTCGGCGCCGGCGGCTCCCAAGAGGATCTATCCCACTCCCGAAAATGTGCGGGCGGCGTCCGCCAATTACTGGAGGCGGGGAGTCGACGGCCTCTATGCCTGGTTCATGCAGTGGCCGTTGGGAGACACGGAACGGCGCATCCTGACAGAGATTGGAGACCCGGAACTGATCGGGGAAGCCGACAAGCACTATGTGCTTCACGGCTCGTCCGAGCGGTCCTCCGAAATGGGCTATCCGGCCGGTCTGCCGCTGAAGATTCCCGGCCCCGAACCCGGCAAGCGCTACCCCATCCCCTTCTCGATTTCAGACGACATCGAAGGCAAGGCGGAGCGGATCCGCAAGGTCGTTCTGAAGCTGCATATCGACAATCTGCTGACCGCCGACCGGCTGACGGTTCTGCTGAACGGCCAGTCGCTGGCAGACGAGATCTGCCTGCGCGACTACGCCGACAATATCGTTCCCTACCAGGGACAGTGGCTGGAGTTTCACCTGCGAAAGGTGCGGCCCCGCAAGGGTGAGAACCTGCTGGAAATATCCCTGGAGGAGCGCCCGCCTCACATGGGAAAGGGCATTTCGGTGGAATGGGTGGAAGTGCGGGTCGACTACGGGTTCTATCCGACCACGCCGAAAGCATAG
- a CDS encoding DUF1501 domain-containing protein codes for MAKSEFDVCSRVERPDPRLGEMGRRDFLYGFGRGVGSLALTSLLCRDGWLQADTRTQDPLAPKQPHFAAKAKACIFLFMEGAPGQMDTFDPKPALAKYHGTPVTRVYGSLEKRIYVGSPFKFTRHGQCGMEVSEIFPHLATCVDDIAVVRSLHTDSEAHPGACFMMNTGVPIPGSPSVGSWVIHGLGSESQNLPAFVVLPDHRGRISGGAVNYSNGYLPAATHGTLLNSVGAPIFDLQPPPGVTREQQQADIALLNRLNRPYLESDPGNENLLARMKNYELAFRMQFAVPEAVDIDSEPDKIKEMYGLNDKIKEPMARRCLMARRLVERGVRYVQVYCGGWDSHENIAEEHRKRGYETDQPVTALLKDLKQRGLLDETLVVWAGEFGRTADNSMDFFRSHPGRDHNKEAMVAWMAGGGIKGGTVVGNTDELGIKAAENVYHLHDLHGTMLHSLGLDDMRLTYYHAGRFKRLTDLGGRLIKEIVA; via the coding sequence ATGGCCAAGAGTGAGTTCGACGTTTGTTCGCGGGTGGAACGGCCCGACCCGCGCCTGGGAGAGATGGGGCGCAGGGACTTCCTGTACGGATTCGGCAGAGGCGTGGGGAGCCTGGCGCTCACCTCGCTGCTGTGCCGGGACGGCTGGCTTCAGGCGGACACAAGAACCCAGGACCCGCTGGCGCCCAAGCAGCCCCACTTCGCCGCCAAGGCCAAGGCCTGCATCTTTCTCTTCATGGAGGGAGCTCCCGGCCAGATGGACACCTTCGACCCCAAGCCGGCGCTGGCCAAGTACCATGGGACCCCAGTCACCCGCGTCTACGGCAGCCTGGAAAAGCGGATTTACGTAGGCAGCCCCTTCAAGTTCACGCGACACGGGCAGTGCGGCATGGAAGTTTCGGAAATCTTTCCCCACCTGGCCACCTGCGTGGACGACATCGCCGTGGTCCGCTCGCTCCACACCGACTCGGAGGCCCATCCCGGGGCCTGCTTCATGATGAACACCGGCGTCCCCATTCCCGGCAGTCCCTCGGTCGGTTCCTGGGTCATCCACGGGCTCGGCAGCGAGAGCCAGAACCTGCCCGCCTTCGTGGTCCTGCCCGACCATCGGGGACGAATCTCCGGCGGGGCGGTCAATTACTCCAACGGATATCTGCCGGCCGCCACCCACGGCACCCTGTTGAACTCGGTGGGGGCGCCCATCTTCGATCTCCAGCCTCCGCCGGGAGTCACCCGGGAGCAGCAGCAGGCCGACATCGCGCTGCTCAATCGGCTGAACCGGCCCTACCTGGAGTCCGACCCCGGCAACGAGAACCTGCTGGCCCGCATGAAGAACTACGAGCTGGCCTTCCGCATGCAGTTCGCCGTGCCCGAGGCGGTGGACATCGACAGCGAACCCGACAAGATCAAGGAAATGTACGGCCTCAATGACAAGATCAAGGAACCCATGGCCCGCAGGTGCCTGATGGCCCGCCGCTTGGTGGAGCGGGGCGTGCGCTACGTCCAGGTCTACTGCGGCGGCTGGGACTCCCACGAGAACATCGCCGAGGAGCACCGCAAGCGGGGCTACGAGACCGATCAGCCGGTCACGGCGCTGCTGAAGGACCTGAAGCAGCGGGGGCTGCTGGATGAGACCCTGGTGGTGTGGGCCGGGGAATTCGGACGCACCGCCGACAACTCCATGGACTTCTTCCGCTCCCATCCCGGCCGCGACCACAACAAGGAGGCCATGGTGGCCTGGATGGCCGGTGGCGGCATCAAGGGCGGGACGGTGGTGGGCAACACCGACGAGCTGGGCATCAAGGCAGCCGAGAACGTCTATCACCTGCACGACCTCCATGGCACCATGCTGCACAGCCTGGGTCTGGACGACATGCGGCTCACCTACTACCACGCGGGACGTTTCAAGCGCCTGACGGATCTGGGCGGCCGCCTGATCAAGGAGATCGTGGCATAG
- a CDS encoding PSD1 and planctomycete cytochrome C domain-containing protein gives MNHLFSHLCLATVLVLSAQPSIPVALGADEEISFDRDVRPILEQHCQSCHSAETHQSGLVVDTLEALLEGGALDGPAVVAGNSAGSPLISRLKGDIEPAMPMSGSRLTDGEISLIAAWIDRLKPADVAAEHTTGTSKSWPWTRLALPEVPAVKQQQWVRNPVDAFVLSALEEKGMEPAPQASRRALLRRIHFGLTGLPPSPETMAAFLEDSSEDAYRAAVEKLLDDPAYGERWARHWLDLVRYSDTVGESVDYPRPHMWRYRDYVVRAFNRDMPYDRFIRQQLAGDAYRNYGAEGKIATGFLHQWVFVQRVDSPQTRRDYLNDVVGTTGSVFLGMTLGCARCHDHKYDPIPTRDYYRMEAFFAPVTVGPESVPFTPYELPQLEPERWKKKAESWKNLLDRRKEEGARFKAELAARVTPHYQLMAPQDLKDWVVSDLKRTPFPKRSLYTKEDVERLRLISRQGQRFANVNSPDYYKAMAFVASQGFRAHTAGPPTTYLLKGGNYKLRGEVVEPGVLSAVTGHSRPVDYKGLDIRSSRGSSRKLLAEWIASPDNPLTARVMVNRIWQYHFGRGLVSTPSDLGKNGGGTVHRELLDWLAWQFVRSGWSIKEMHRIILQSNVYRQSLRTPHLEAYRKLDSDNRYLWRRNPIRLEAEVMRDSVLAVSGQLNPSMGGPPFFPDIDDAVQRRAGVWWEPSPREERSRRSVYVLQCRSLQLPMVAVFDGPNINESCPVRDVTTVTPQVFSLLNSRFSHEQARFMADRIRREAGDAPQRQVEHAFQLAFQRSPSALERDECLGFLREHPVEPDLPPKVTLRAIRFGNDLGESLDRQKEPGGDRLARLCLVLINMNEFIFLE, from the coding sequence ATGAACCACTTGTTCAGCCATCTCTGTCTCGCCACCGTTCTTGTCCTGTCAGCCCAACCCTCGATCCCCGTCGCGCTCGGCGCGGATGAGGAGATCAGCTTCGACCGGGACGTCCGGCCCATTCTGGAACAGCACTGCCAGAGCTGTCACAGTGCGGAGACGCATCAGAGCGGACTGGTGGTCGACACCCTGGAGGCGCTGCTGGAGGGGGGCGCGTTGGATGGACCGGCGGTGGTTGCCGGCAACAGCGCCGGCAGCCCCTTGATCTCGAGACTCAAGGGCGACATCGAGCCGGCAATGCCGATGAGCGGCTCCCGGCTGACGGACGGGGAAATCAGCCTGATCGCCGCCTGGATCGACCGGTTGAAGCCGGCAGATGTGGCGGCGGAACACACCACAGGCACGTCCAAGAGCTGGCCCTGGACCCGGTTGGCCCTTCCCGAGGTCCCAGCGGTAAAGCAGCAGCAGTGGGTCCGGAACCCGGTTGATGCCTTCGTCCTGTCCGCCCTGGAAGAAAAGGGCATGGAGCCGGCTCCGCAGGCATCGCGGCGGGCCTTGCTCAGAAGGATCCACTTCGGACTGACCGGCCTGCCGCCCTCTCCCGAAACCATGGCTGCCTTCCTCGAGGACTCCTCGGAGGATGCCTACCGCGCCGCCGTCGAGAAGCTGTTGGACGACCCAGCCTACGGCGAGCGCTGGGCACGGCATTGGCTGGACCTGGTGCGCTACTCGGACACGGTGGGCGAGTCCGTCGACTACCCCCGGCCTCACATGTGGCGCTACCGGGACTACGTGGTCCGCGCCTTCAACCGGGACATGCCTTACGACCGCTTCATCCGGCAGCAACTCGCCGGAGACGCCTACAGAAACTATGGGGCGGAGGGCAAGATCGCCACCGGGTTTCTTCACCAGTGGGTGTTCGTGCAGCGGGTGGATTCGCCCCAGACCCGACGGGACTACCTCAACGACGTGGTCGGAACCACCGGTTCGGTGTTCCTGGGAATGACCCTGGGCTGCGCCCGCTGCCACGACCACAAGTACGATCCCATTCCCACCCGGGACTACTACCGAATGGAAGCCTTCTTCGCTCCGGTGACGGTGGGCCCCGAATCCGTGCCCTTCACCCCCTACGAGCTTCCGCAACTTGAGCCCGAACGCTGGAAGAAGAAGGCCGAGAGCTGGAAGAACCTGCTGGACCGGCGCAAGGAGGAAGGCGCCAGGTTCAAGGCCGAACTGGCGGCGCGGGTGACTCCCCACTACCAGCTCATGGCTCCCCAGGATCTCAAGGACTGGGTGGTCTCCGATCTGAAGCGCACCCCCTTCCCCAAGAGATCCCTCTATACCAAGGAGGACGTGGAACGGCTGCGACTGATTTCACGACAGGGCCAGCGTTTCGCCAACGTCAACAGCCCCGACTACTACAAGGCCATGGCCTTTGTGGCCTCGCAGGGCTTCCGCGCCCACACCGCCGGTCCCCCGACCACCTACCTGCTGAAAGGGGGCAACTACAAGCTGCGGGGAGAGGTAGTGGAACCGGGCGTGCTGAGCGCCGTCACCGGCCATTCCCGGCCGGTCGACTACAAGGGTCTGGACATTCGTTCTTCGAGAGGAAGCTCCCGCAAGCTGCTGGCCGAATGGATCGCCAGCCCCGACAACCCCCTGACGGCCCGGGTGATGGTGAACCGGATCTGGCAGTACCACTTCGGCCGCGGCCTGGTGTCCACCCCTAGCGACCTGGGCAAGAACGGCGGCGGCACCGTCCACCGGGAGCTGCTCGACTGGCTGGCCTGGCAGTTTGTCCGGAGCGGCTGGAGCATCAAGGAGATGCACCGGATCATTCTGCAGTCCAACGTCTACCGGCAATCCCTGCGGACACCCCACCTGGAGGCCTACAGGAAGCTGGACAGCGACAACCGCTACCTGTGGCGGCGAAACCCCATCCGATTGGAAGCCGAGGTCATGCGGGACAGCGTGCTGGCGGTCAGCGGACAACTCAATCCCTCCATGGGAGGCCCGCCCTTCTTCCCCGATATCGACGATGCCGTGCAGCGGCGCGCCGGGGTGTGGTGGGAACCTTCGCCGCGGGAGGAACGAAGCCGGCGAAGCGTCTACGTGCTGCAGTGCCGGTCCTTGCAGCTCCCCATGGTGGCGGTGTTTGACGGCCCCAATATCAACGAGAGCTGCCCCGTCAGGGACGTCACCACCGTGACCCCCCAGGTCTTCTCCCTGCTCAACAGCAGATTCTCCCACGAACAGGCTCGCTTCATGGCGGACCGCATCCGGAGGGAGGCGGGCGACGCCCCCCAACGCCAGGTGGAGCACGCCTTCCAACTGGCCTTCCAGAGGTCTCCATCGGCCCTGGAGCGCGACGAGTGCCTGGGCTTTCTGAGAGAACACCCGGTGGAACCGGACCTCCCCCCCAAGGTAACGCTGCGGGCCATCCGCTTCGGAAACGACCTGGGTGAGTCCCTGGACAGGCAGAAGGAGCCGGGAGGCGACCGGCTGGCGCGTCTCTGCCTGGTGCTCATCAATATGAACGAGTTCATCTTCCTGGAATGA
- a CDS encoding GWxTD domain-containing protein codes for MRIPRKWNRFLAGGLTFLFVLSGSVLLADRKKDRRREKSLRTETSDRYLKKWMKQDVGYIISQEEKEAFKRLTTDDERYQFIEQFWLRRDPNPDTPDNEAKQEHYRRIAFANERFASGKPGWETDRGRIYITFGPPDEIERHSAGGTYDRPPEEGGGQTVTFPFEVWRYRYIEGRALGEEVRIEFVDPSFSGEYRIALRSKDKDAIYYTPQIGLTTAEMAGIAYKEDRDIMGGTGYGMGGNLRPYQQFDRLRQLAALTRGPKVRFKDLETVINTKLSYNLLPFHFTTDFFKITEDMVLTPITIRLRHQDLTFQNQEGVERARVNIFGRISTITGRVVEVFEDVISQDVPASLMKEALERDSLYQKTLNLRSGRYKLELVLKDIHSGNIGTQYFGMVIPHYPNDSLASSSIILADTIQPLPAKQVGGGMFVIGTKKVHPNVADRFDRKETMGIYFQVYNLTVDDKTHKPSASVQFVLKKGGKEITRLTKTEEELAGAAQQMTLEQHLALSALDPGHYQLVVNVTDNLANRSLSEVAKFEVR; via the coding sequence ATGAGAATCCCCCGCAAATGGAACCGGTTCCTGGCCGGCGGTTTGACCTTCCTTTTCGTTCTCTCAGGATCGGTGCTGTTGGCCGACCGGAAGAAGGACCGGAGACGCGAGAAATCGCTCCGCACGGAAACCTCGGACCGATACCTGAAGAAGTGGATGAAGCAGGACGTCGGCTACATCATCAGCCAGGAAGAGAAAGAGGCCTTCAAGCGCCTGACCACCGACGACGAGCGCTATCAGTTCATCGAGCAGTTCTGGCTCCGGCGGGACCCCAATCCGGACACCCCCGACAACGAGGCCAAGCAGGAGCACTACCGCCGCATCGCCTTTGCCAACGAACGCTTCGCCTCGGGCAAGCCGGGGTGGGAAACGGACCGGGGGCGGATCTACATCACCTTCGGCCCTCCGGATGAGATCGAGAGGCATTCCGCCGGCGGCACCTACGACCGCCCCCCCGAGGAGGGAGGCGGGCAGACGGTGACCTTTCCCTTTGAAGTGTGGAGGTACCGCTATATCGAAGGCAGGGCCCTGGGAGAGGAAGTCCGGATCGAATTCGTGGACCCCAGCTTCAGCGGGGAGTACCGTATCGCCTTGAGATCCAAGGACAAGGATGCCATTTACTACACCCCCCAGATCGGCTTGACCACGGCCGAGATGGCGGGCATTGCCTACAAGGAAGATCGCGACATTATGGGGGGCACGGGATATGGCATGGGCGGAAACCTGCGCCCCTACCAGCAATTTGACCGGCTGAGGCAGTTAGCGGCCCTGACCCGGGGGCCCAAGGTCCGCTTCAAGGATCTGGAAACGGTCATCAACACCAAGCTCTCCTACAACCTGCTCCCCTTTCACTTCACCACCGACTTCTTCAAGATCACCGAAGACATGGTGCTGACACCCATCACCATCCGCCTGCGCCACCAGGATTTGACCTTCCAGAACCAGGAGGGCGTTGAGCGCGCCCGCGTGAATATCTTCGGGCGGATCTCGACCATAACAGGACGGGTGGTGGAAGTTTTCGAGGACGTCATTTCCCAGGACGTGCCCGCGTCCCTGATGAAAGAGGCGCTGGAACGCGACTCGCTATATCAGAAAACCCTGAACCTGCGCTCCGGAAGATACAAGCTGGAGTTGGTGCTGAAGGACATTCACAGCGGCAACATCGGGACCCAGTACTTTGGAATGGTGATCCCCCATTACCCCAACGACAGTCTGGCCAGCAGCTCCATCATCCTGGCGGACACCATCCAACCGCTCCCCGCGAAACAGGTGGGGGGCGGCATGTTCGTCATTGGGACCAAAAAGGTCCACCCCAACGTGGCAGACCGCTTCGACCGGAAAGAAACCATGGGGATTTACTTCCAGGTCTACAACCTGACCGTGGACGACAAGACCCACAAACCGTCGGCCTCGGTTCAATTTGTCCTGAAAAAGGGCGGCAAGGAAATCACCCGCCTGACCAAGACCGAGGAGGAACTGGCGGGGGCCGCCCAGCAGATGACCCTGGAACAGCATCTGGCCCTGAGCGCGCTTGACCCCGGCCACTATCAACTGGTGGTGAACGTCACCGACAACCTGGCCAATCGATCACTCAGCGAGGTGGCTAAATTCGAGGTCCGCTGA
- a CDS encoding twin-arginine translocation signal domain-containing protein, with translation MSLSRRKFMKALTVAGGAGAAGSSAGLLAEPLPGKPSGPRKRTLYYNDARHYYLYVFEPPMTMEDAWVPIDEVAGTAVDTFVYGVERGDGLFYPSRVGQRFGADMRPFPITAYWRTWENMQSLIDRGLDPLTVLIDRAHEKGMDFFASVRMASYGGLEDKYKVPEGGRGLAHEFVRDHQYAVLKELATEYDTEGVELDFAAAPGGMPLFLRPEDVPSMTPVLTEWVARISEAVRNRPGKPGQVGARVYPTEEMCLKQGLDVRTWIREGLVDYLAPMLYIDFTLDVDMPVDWLVEAAHAKGIAVYGVLAPYVGDEATGTDPLAHKVLFPTPENFRAAAANYRRRGVDGIYAWFLRWPLGDRERRVLTELGDPELIREADKHYLLHRRSKGAVEMGYRASLPLRMPAGDAGKRYSIPFTISDDIEGGAERISQIVLKLYVANLVTADRLTLLLNGQSLEHEICRRDYANRIDPWLGQWLEYQLRKVRPRQGENLLEISLDGRPAGMGGRISVESVEIQVEYGSYPTTPRV, from the coding sequence ATGAGCCTGAGCCGTCGAAAATTCATGAAGGCCCTAACCGTTGCCGGGGGAGCGGGAGCGGCCGGCTCCTCCGCCGGCCTCCTGGCCGAGCCGCTCCCCGGCAAGCCGTCCGGGCCCAGGAAGCGGACCCTCTACTACAACGACGCCCGGCACTACTACCTCTACGTTTTCGAGCCCCCCATGACCATGGAGGACGCCTGGGTGCCCATTGACGAGGTGGCCGGAACGGCCGTGGACACCTTTGTCTACGGGGTGGAGCGGGGGGACGGTCTCTTCTATCCCTCGCGGGTGGGCCAGCGTTTCGGCGCCGACATGCGTCCCTTCCCGATCACCGCCTACTGGCGCACCTGGGAGAACATGCAGAGCCTGATCGACCGGGGCCTGGACCCGCTGACCGTGCTGATCGACCGCGCCCATGAGAAAGGGATGGACTTCTTCGCCAGCGTGCGCATGGCCTCCTACGGGGGGCTGGAGGACAAGTACAAGGTGCCCGAGGGCGGACGGGGCCTGGCCCACGAGTTCGTGCGCGACCACCAATACGCGGTGCTGAAGGAGCTGGCCACCGAATACGACACCGAGGGCGTGGAGCTGGACTTCGCGGCGGCCCCGGGCGGCATGCCGCTGTTCCTGAGACCGGAGGATGTTCCTTCCATGACCCCGGTGTTGACCGAGTGGGTGGCCAGGATCTCCGAAGCGGTCCGCAATCGTCCCGGCAAGCCGGGCCAGGTGGGGGCCCGGGTCTATCCCACCGAAGAGATGTGCCTCAAACAGGGGCTGGACGTGCGGACCTGGATCCGGGAGGGCCTGGTCGACTACCTGGCGCCCATGCTCTATATCGATTTCACCCTGGATGTGGACATGCCTGTCGACTGGCTCGTCGAAGCAGCCCACGCCAAGGGTATCGCCGTCTACGGTGTCCTGGCGCCCTACGTCGGAGACGAGGCCACCGGGACCGACCCGTTGGCGCACAAGGTCCTCTTTCCCACGCCCGAGAATTTTCGCGCCGCCGCTGCCAACTACCGGAGGCGCGGCGTGGACGGGATCTACGCCTGGTTTCTCCGATGGCCGCTTGGGGACAGGGAACGCCGGGTCCTGACCGAGTTGGGGGACCCCGAGCTGATTCGGGAAGCCGACAAGCACTACCTGCTGCACCGCCGCTCCAAGGGGGCGGTCGAAATGGGCTACCGGGCCAGTCTGCCCCTGAGGATGCCTGCCGGCGATGCGGGCAAGCGCTATTCCATTCCCTTTACCATTTCAGACGATATCGAAGGCGGGGCGGAACGGATCAGTCAGATCGTTCTCAAGCTCTATGTCGCCAACCTGGTGACGGCCGATCGTCTCACCCTGCTGTTGAACGGCCAGTCCCTGGAGCATGAGATCTGCCGGCGTGACTATGCCAATCGCATCGATCCCTGGCTCGGGCAGTGGTTGGAGTATCAATTGCGGAAAGTGCGGCCGCGCCAGGGGGAGAACCTGCTGGAAATTTCCCTGGATGGGCGGCCGGCGGGAATGGGAGGGAGAATTTCGGTGGAGTCCGTCGAAATCCAGGTCGAATACGGATCCTATCCGACCACCCCGAGAGTTTAA